Within Triticum dicoccoides isolate Atlit2015 ecotype Zavitan chromosome 1B, WEW_v2.0, whole genome shotgun sequence, the genomic segment caaatttgttctttgtttcaaaatttgtaatcaagattcaataaaatgttcatgctttaaaaaattgtccgtgtttcaaaaattgttctccgtttcaaaatttgttctcaagatttaaaaaatgttcgtgctttaaaaaaatgttcatgttcaaattttgttctctaaattcaaaaaaatgatcgAGATTTTAAAAGTGTTCATTTTATCAAAactttgttcacatattcaaaaaaagttcaagcTTTTTAGTTTTTCTTCTAAAGTTTGAAAAGTGTTCGTTTTAAAAAACCCAATATTTCAAAATAATGTTCGCGTTCGGAATTTGACAAAATGTTCGGATCTACATTACCTTTTAGCTTCGCGCGCCATAGAAAACCAACAAAGCTTTTGTATCCCGTTGGCTAGGCTCCTTCGTACATAGAAGGAGGTCCCTGTTTCGATCCCTTCCTCGATCTGTGTTTTCTGTGTTTTCATGCTACTGCACAACCCTGAATCTTGGTCAACTAGTTTTCTTTCTCTAGTTGACATGTGCTGCAATGATGCAATTTCTTCTGTAAGTAACAGTAGTAATTAGTTGAAGTTCTTCTGTAAGTCTGAATCTTCGTCAACTAGTTGAATTTCCAAGTGTGTAATTTCTTTATGTAGTTCATGTACAAATTCGGTCGCTATTGCCGTGGGTGATGAAATGATCCccttagagcattactagtagaaccctcaaaccctcaaatccttaaagtagttttaagggttgagaagtgcacacttttaagggttgaaaaacaggggcaaatactagaaccctcaaacccaacccttataacGGAATATTCCGTCGAGCACCTCGTGCACGACGGGCGGAGGGTCGGCGATTGGGGGCGCCGGCGCGGTCTTCGTCCGGGAGGTGGTCCTCTTCACGACCGGGGTCCCTCCCGCGGCGAGCTTGGCCACCGCAGCACCCTTCGGCCCAACCGACGACGTCTTTCGACGGCGCTTGGTggtgggcggctgcggcggggcGAGGGAGGAGGCGGGGGCCAGGGCGACTGCGGGCTGCGGAGGGACGACGTGCTGGCCAGCACGCCGCCGCTTGGCGCCGAGGACGTGGGTGGCGGCCACCATCGACGCGACCTGCGCCTGGCTCGGGACAGGCGGCTGGGCCGACGTGGGCGTCGCGGAGGCGGCGATTGGGGGCGGGGCGACGGGCGGGGCAAGGGAGGAGGCGAGCGTGAGGATGGGGGCGGGCAGCGGCTCCATGGcgtgcggcggccggcggcgattgGGGGCGGGGCGACGAGCGGGGCAAGGGAGGAGGCGGGCGACGAACCTGATTTTTCCCTCCCGCGCGCGCAACGGATAAATAGAGGTTGGGGTTGTTTCCCCACTCCAACCCTCAGTTTTAGAGGCTGGGAGAGCGACCCGGGCTCTAACCCTTAATTTTTTTATAGGTTTAGGGATTaaagggttctagtctttgcgttTTTTTTGTCTCAACCCGTAAAAAAGCGGTTatttttgagggtttgagggtttgagggtactactagtaatgctcttaacATCTTAGTTACGCTCCTAGACCATTGAAGCAAATATTGTGGGTTGGTTAGTACTGTAAAAGGATTTTTAAAAGTTGTATCAGAAGACAACCCTTGAGTATGGTGGGTTGGTCGATCCTTTTTACAGTTAGCATGTCTATACTCTGTTTCTTCATATCAATGAAAGATGCACAAAACTTTTTCGTATTCGCGAAATAAAAAGAGCTCACTGTCATAGTGAAAGACACCTAAAATGTCATTTCCCTGTTAAGCTTGGTGGAGAACTCATGATTGACTTGACCATGGCCCACAGCAGCTTTCGTGGAAGCCTCATGGTTGACCTGACCAAATTCCATGGCCACTTAGTGGAAGCCTCATGACTGACTGACTTGGACACTCGGTGCAAAGCATCACTCAAAGTCCTCCTTGGTGTGCCCTGCCGACTAGCACATAATTTTCATGGTATACTGCCTGCCTTGTATTATGCAGAGAGGTAGTGGCCCCAATCTGAATTGGGCCACAGCTGTCCTGATCTGAATTTGATTGGCCCCAAATGGATCGCAGTGATATTCCGCATAATCCAAATTTGGTTGGTCCCAGTCTACATATACATCCTCTTCTTCCTTCGAATAGCAGAGCGCGTGAGACAGTCAGCTGAGCATATTATTGCTTTCCTGTTCCAGTCTATATTATACATTCTTCTCTTCCTTCTTCGAATAGCAGAGCAGAGCACATTCACACTCTTTCCCATGCCTCCCCTCTACATATTAGCTCTTGGGCTTCTCCTCTTACACACTCCTCGCTGCTCGTCGTCCGCACCTGCTGGTGATACCCTCACTGAAGGCCAAGTGCTTGCCGTCGGCGACAAGCTCGTCTTGAGGAACGGCAAGTTCGCGCTCGGCTTCTTCCAGCCTGCAACGAGCACCATCAGTAAGTCCCGGAACACCACCAGCTCCAGCTCCAGCTGGTACCTTGGCATATGGTTCAATAAGATCCCGGTTTTTACTGTCGTGTGGGTTGCTAATCGGGAGGAGCCCATCGCCCATTCCAACATCAACTCAACAAAGCTCAAGTTCTCAACTGACGGCAATCTTGTCATTGTCACAAACCGTGCTGATGCCGTCACTGAATCCCTTGTTTGATCCACTCGTATTGTGAATAGGACACAAGCCAGTAGCATAAACACCACCACCTCTATTGCCGCTGTTCTCTTGAACAGCGGAAACCTTGCCCTACTCACAAATAGCAAAGTGATGTTGTGGCTGAGCTTCGGCTACCCAACAGATATCGCGCTTTCTGGTGCCACGCTTGGCTGGGACAAAGTCACTGGTTTCAGTCGCAAGTTCATATCAAAGAAGAGCCTCATTGATATGGGTCTCGGCTCATACAGCCTAGAACTAGGCACCAGCGGCGTCGCCGTCCTCAAGCGGCGCAACAATCCCTCTGTAGTCTATTGGCATTGGGCATCCTCCAAAACATCATCAATGAGTGTTATACCATGATTTTTATATTACACGATGATTTTTTTAAATGAAGGGCATATTTTATATACACAATGAATCTTTTTGAATACAATGTTACCACTTTTAGAAATGTAGCAAAAACAATTTAGAATTTTTTTACTAAAATGTAACAAAAACGATTAGCATTACTATACATTTGTTCATGCACTTTAAACCAATCTTTCCACAGCCAGAAAAAAGTTCAtgatatatgttggaaatatgagcaatttaccgaatgattttattaacagaaatagtagataaaacatgactaaaatagcaaatataaagtaagtcatgcaatctgacagagagaaggtaaacatcgtccgcatatatgaacttgaggaaaacacatctagaacagtcactaaatgaagttgcttatacgacgtAGAGCCTAACATACGTaggacagaaactagagccaaAAACTGTaacaggacttctaacagaaaggagaagaacacgtacggcagaGCAGcaacagaagcgctggacttggggtcggtgtcctcgcctgccatgtcgtcgaggaggtcgtggacgtcggggaagaagtcgtcgcccgggaagtagtcgtcggcgaccggatcgtccgtgatgaagaagccagtagtcgcgctgagcgctccccaaaaatcttatcacccttctcccgtacaggactcagagagtgcggtttcggaggcctactgtcccgacctgcggtgcacgccgcaagccgggatggagaaGATCGTAGCAGCGCCGCAGTGCTCAGGAATCGACGGtgagaggaagaagtagttctggtgcgtcttgctgagaggagcgacctcccttttataggcgcaagagaaggaggcgagagggcagcgtcGGGAGCTGAAGGGACCGAGGGAGATGAAACAAACAGACAGCAGCCGAAGAGTGCAGCGTTCGCATttaatctccactacagcaaaaattTTCCATCTCCCGATTGACCTTTCGTATActtgtagtgcgtggcaaaaatttagacatcggctcggctcattcgcgcggcgcggcgaggcgggcggcggaggaggagcacgcgtggatgtccctcttgtcctcatgctcgtacaagtggggaatgagcctcccttataaagaggtccaactccctctaaactagcaatgtgggactaaactttagttccacctcttgccttgcacaaatgggctgcgtggtcctctaggatttattaggaatttctgaaactgctactgggctaggcccaaaatggacaaaattccagcaatatattgaagaatgtgaatCATTTAGAAAAAGCATTCATGACATTTAAAGAAAATAATCTTTCCATTCAACAATAAATGGTCAGAATTTTAGAAAGTGTTcatacattttttgaaaaaatgttcatcaaatgttTATAACATATAAAAAATGATCATAGATTTATAAAAGCTTCATGAAATTTTGAAAGACGTTTTTACCATTTAACAATAAATTTTCGCTATTTAAAAATTACTCATGTCAAttttcgaaaagtattcaagaattTTAAACAACATTTCACATAGTTTGAATACAAATGTTCATGAAGGATTGGATTGCAAGATGCCGGGGGAGGAACTGAAGCTAGCGAGGTTCCTTCTGATTGATATCCGATTGATCGATTTGAATAGCCGACCGTTACCAATGGTTGCTGACCCATGttagcacatattcctccctcgcATCTTTCTTAAACCATATGGAACCCAATTGTAACACCAAAATTCATTTCTCTACCTTAAGCTATAGAGAAATCTTATTGTAAGTTTAAGTGGAGACATGGACATACATTTATTAATAAACACATAATAATGATACTTACCGTATTTGTCAGAATTTGAAGCCTAAATTTGATTATTCTGAAAAGATATCTTGAAATGATCCTTATAACAATCATTAAATGAAGGATGAACAAGAACATAGCTTTATGAGTGGTCCTCTTCATTTTGAAATCTTATTTAGTACCAGAGCCATTATCTTCATGAACGCTCTTTACTTTGACTGTTTTACTTCTCACCTTCTTAGGCTTCTCGGTCAAACCGCTCTTTGCCTTTTCAATCAAGTTTTTCAGCATTTGAGACTTAGAAATGGTCTTGGTTAGGATGATGCACGTAGGAGGTTACATAGTAGATGTTCCTGATTAGACATTTTGCTTATTtttccttgccgtggaagcagCAGGTTTGGCATCAGGAGTTGCACTTGCCTTGCTTGATCCAGAGGTCATCTCCTTATTTATAACTAATTTCCTCAACTAGTCATACATCAACCTATTGATATTATCCTAGAAGACGGTCCATGCTTTTTCGACCATCTAGAATTCACTTGGAGCATTAACTGGCTATTGTATTACACAAACACTTTTAGAAgcatgatgaactttttttatataaacaatgaacattttaaaatataACACGATCACTTTTAGAATTTTAATGAAAACTATTTAGATTTTCTTACTTAAAATTTCCAACGTATATCTACACATTTGTTCACGCAGTTTAAACAAGTTTTTCCACATCTAATAAAAATGTTTATGATATATTATAGAATATGAATtcatttaaaaaaaagttcacgCCTTCTTAAAAAATGTTCTTACCATTCAACTAAATGGTGATAATTTGAAAAAGTGTTCCTTACATTTTGGAAAAAATATtcaccaaatgttcataacatataAAAATTGTTCATAATTTTATAAAAGCTTCATGACATTTGAAAATACATTCTTAACATTTAATAATAATTTTTCCTAATTTAAAATTATTCATGAAATTTTTAAAAGTGTTAATGAAATGTAAAAACATTtcacatagttttgaaaaaaaaaatcatgaagGATTGGATAGCATGATATTATGTAGGGCATGAACTAGCAAAACTTGCAATTAGTGTAGTGCATGAACTAGTGATTTTCTTCATGCGTTATTTGAGCACACACCTCGTGATACAAATAGTACTAGTATGAGTGCATGAACTTGCTAGTCCTAGTACTAGTACCCCTAGCTAGTTGGGTTTGGATGGACGAGGCACCTATTTCTTTGATCCCTCTGCCTGTAAAGGATTTAACCCTTATCACTGATCAATAAAGAGGGATTTGAAGTGTAAAAACAAAGTCACAGGAATACTCTACACACTTCCTTTCTAAAAAACggaataaaaaacagaaacttagcATACAACCATATTTTTTCCCATATCTGGTGCAAGCACGGGGTCTTCCTTACTAGTGGAGCACGGCTTCGAGGGAGGGAGGGGCCAGGGTAGGAGGATCAGAGAGGTCGCACTGCAAGTGGGAGAAGTACGCCTTGCAAGCACGCGAATTAATGGAGGATACAAGATCGGATCCAAAGAGCACAGGGCGGGGGAGGAACTGGAGAGGGGAAGAGAGCATGCGTTCCAGAAGCAACAGGGTATTTCCTTGAGATCTCCAATGGATATCGGCTTAGAGTAGCCGGCCGTTACCATTTCCGTTAGCAGATCACGTGTCGCACGTGTTCCTTCCTCGGCTGCATGCAGGTTTGACCTCCCTCCTCCGCGATCTGTAAGCAGGCAGGCCCACTGCTGGTCCTCTCCTCTCCCGCGAGGTACCACATGCTGGTCTCCATCCGTGGAAATCTCTTTATGTACTTCGCTTACTGATCGAGAGTTGCGATTGTGATTGACGCTTGCTTAGACCATGAGGGTGCAATAATAGATTTGAAATTAGgcttcaaaaataaaaataaataataggTTCGAAATTAGTTCAGACAATATGGAGGTAATGGACACAATGAAGAATGGAGGTAGATGGATCCATCGGTTTGCTTCCTGTACCAGTCGAGCGTGGCTTGATGGAGCGGCCGGGCAAAAAGTTTCAGGGAGGTAGTGGTGCAAGCGGGGGAAGGATGTGGAGGGTTGGCGGCCCAAATACAACCATCGCTTGCACTGAGAATGCAGACTTTCAAACACTGCTCTAGCAAAATATGGGGGGCGTGCCAAAATATGAGGGATACAAGAGCAATTCAGGTTATGATAAAGATCCTAAACATGACTGGAGTTACACAACCATAGAACTCAAAACTTCATATATAACGCAATGGAGGGCACACAGCCAAAATATGATGGATATAATACTAATTGAATATAGATAAACTTAGTATACACCCTAGCATGGCATGACGTATAAGTACAAAGAGTACTACCCTTGCCTGAAGTGCATGAATTCACTCATAAAACAGGGTAGCTATTTTGCTCTGGGGAACCTAATTATTTCATAAGCGAGGGTTGAAAAGTTAGGCATAATAGAAGTATAGCACAAATGCACTGCTGATGTGTTGTTTGATATCCATTCTAAGGATACAATAAATAGATAAACGAGGGAAAATAGTGAACATGGAAATTAATCCTCATGTCTGTACATGGAAAAAAGGGGAGATGGAATTGGTTTCCCGTGAGAATTCTAACAAAAGAGAAGACAGACCGCAAAACATAGATACCCTATACAGGCCAATCCACCACTTAGCAGGACCTATCAGTCCACATTTCACTGTAACAACCAAAACATTGGAGAAACAAACATGTACAGTATTAAAAAAATTGAGTATGGTTCGGATGTCCTGAATCAGTGTGATGGTGTCATGAATAACATAAAATAAATGACAAGTTAAACTTCATATTTACTCTGTGGTTTCTCCATCAGAACTGAAATAAAGAGGAATGGCATCCTCAATTTATTTATTACAGATTTTACCTACTGTAACTTAATTCACAATTTCATATAAGTGTATTCTTGTAAAATAATGGTAAGCATTGTGTAGTTAAGATCAACACTACTGTGCATTTGAGATCATGTTAATAATTAATGAATGACGTGGCAAACAGAAATTAATCAGCGACATCAAAGTTAGATAAGCGTTTTGATGATTTTTGGAGTGTGTCGTGAACAAAACATGGGGAGTAAAATATCCAGTGTATGAAATTGAAAATTCCATTAGACGTTTAGGTTCAAATGTACATTTGCACGGGCATGTCCAAGAGGACGTTCTAAAGTTATCACTTTACGCTGTAAAAAACTGATTTCTGATAAAGCACTCCCTTAACAAAAAGATATAACATGTACATATGTAATATGTTGATAAAGAGCACACTCAAATATGCAGGTCGCCTAGAAATAGAACCCGATAGGAAATTAAGTATAATTACATACATATTCATTTTTTGAATGAAAACCTTATAGAGTCCATTGATAATAAAACTTTGGTAGGATTTCTATGGGAAATAGTGGTTAGATTAATAGAATACAACTCTATTACACGACGAACACTTTTAGAAAACATGCTGAATATTTTTTTACATACACAACGAACATTTTTAATATAATGTGACAAATTTTAGAAATGTAAGACACCCTATTTATAAATTTTTACAAAAAATGTCCAATGTGTATCTACACATTTGTTCACTTAGTTTAAATAAGTGTTTCCACATCtaatgaaaatgttcatgattttttttatttaactacaaaaaaCTCTCAAGATTAAAACATGATCATACCATTCAATAAGAAATGATCACAATTTTCAAAAGTGTTCCTTATACTTTTGAAAGAAGGTTAATCAAATGTtgaaaacatgtaaaaatgttcatAGATTTATAAAAGCTTAATGACATTTTCAAAGGTATTCTTACCATTTACCGATAAAATTTTCACAATATAAAAATTATTCATGAAAAATTTAAAAAGTGTTAATGAAATGTAAGAAACATTTCatactatttaaaaaaaaattcatgAAGGATTGGATAGCATGATGCGGCTGGTGGGGGGTGACTGAAGGGGAGCATTCCAGTAAGCCAGGTTCCTTCTGATAGAACTACAATAGATCAGATTGAAAAGTCGTCCATTACTGACCCATGTCACCACGTGTTTCTTTGTTATGTCTTACTTAAACCAGATGAAACTCAATCGGACAACCCAACTTCATTACTCAACCTTGGGCCATTCAGAAATCTTATTCCGAGGTTAAATGGAGGCATGGAAATAAATTTCTTTATAAACACATAACAACGATGCAGTATTTGCACATATCTTCACGCAGTTTAAACAGGTGTTTCCACATCTAAAGAAAATATTGATGATATATTTAAAATGTGAATTCATCTAGAAAAACTATTCTTGACATAAAAAAGTGTTCTGACCATTAAACAATAAATGGCAACGATTTAAAAGTGTTCCTTACATTTAAAAAACGTTCATCAAATGTTGATAACAAATAAAAAATGTTCGTAGATTTATACAAGCTTCATGACATTTTAAAAGACATCCTTACCATTTAACAATAAATTTTCACAATTTTAAAATTATTCATGACAATTTATAAAAGTTTTAATGAAATGTAAAAAAATTCCCAtagtttttcaaaaaatgttcatgaaagatGGGATGGCATGATACGATGGGAGAAACTTATGAGGAGCCAGGTTTCTTCAGATAGATCCCCGATGGATCTGCTTGAGTAGCGGACCTTTATAATGGCTGCTGGCCCATGTCAGCACATGttccttcctaacatatttctttgACCAGATGAAACCCTATCGAAAACCCCACTTTCACTTCTTGACCTGGAACCATTCAAAAAGATTATTCTAAGCTTAAATGGAGACGCGAAAATACATTTCTTAGTAAACACATAATAGTGATGCATACCGTGTTTGTCGCCATTTGAAGCCTAAACTCGACTACTCTAAAAAGGATTATCGACATGATATTTATAAAAATCATTAAATTAAGGTCAATAACAATATGGGCGATCATCTTCATTTTCAACATCTTTGTTA encodes:
- the LOC119299318 gene encoding uncharacterized protein LOC119299318, with the protein product MPPLYILALGLLLLHTPRCSSSAPAGDTLTEGQVLAVGDKLVLRNGKFALGFFQPATSTINRPPGRKWVGGDNCGVMVKKERPCYHCGVMIRGSAQTSRQVCASFKSGLKV